One Paenarthrobacter aurescens TC1 DNA window includes the following coding sequences:
- a CDS encoding putative polysaccharide lyase family 8 (identified by match to protein family HMM PF02278; match to protein family HMM PF08124; match to protein family HMM TIGR01409) gives MSRRTLFRTTGAAALAGVLLSQAGPSFASTDASLQELIDRRRLVLTGGRSAADIPELAAQLEGMGKTAEKWWTSMDKTTARTSLWSDIPLTGIGQSTAATGNMGLHFNRLYDMALGYAVPGNPFAGNPALAADIVAGLQLLSSTAYKPSTKAAGNWWFWEIGVPRKTVDILTLLHAEVPEALRTSLLAAVRWFAPNPNWRGRATSLAETGANRVDKSLACCMRGILDNNVGDIALGRDALSDTVRGGTNSVFTYVSSGDGFYADGSYVQHSYLPYAGTYGVVALAGIAEIIAMLGGSSWAINDPKRTVLLDAVEDTYAPFVWDGRIMDTIRGRAVSRQREPDYVSGFGLISAVLLLAPGCEEPYRSRFLALAKGWLERCADQKLVGHPTQSLAKSLLSLGVLSDSAVVAAPAPVYSRMFADQDRLVHHRPQWGCTVNLSSKRIGRYEWGNSENNLGWYQGDGMTFLYTRQDPSQFSADFWPTVDPYALPGTTVTDQVRPSGAGAAGTGIPRAFQAFAGGLTVDGRWGLVGMDHLNHNKTLSGRKSWFFLDDAVVCLGAGIIGTGGAAVLTTVENRSFAAGTVPALRTDSRNRRMAPGDAAVQLKRSLHLEGHGGYVFLDAPGVSGTAEVSVVRRTGSWFDINSGADTGGTTDATTRDYVTVTHRHGVDPAGSGYAYMILPAAGHSTTFSQSANPDVKVLANSAEVQMVEVAKEKLVMANFFAVGTAGGYTSSGPCTLAAHQTGDKLTLSVADPSRTQPSVRITVDGSWATLVDTDPGVALVSANPLVLEVQLDGHGHQKNLTLGT, from the coding sequence ATGAGCCGCAGGACCCTTTTCCGCACGACAGGGGCTGCCGCCCTTGCCGGAGTCCTGCTTTCCCAAGCAGGACCATCCTTTGCCTCGACCGACGCCAGCTTGCAGGAGCTGATAGATCGACGGCGGTTGGTTCTCACCGGGGGCCGGAGCGCCGCGGACATACCGGAACTGGCGGCCCAGCTTGAGGGAATGGGCAAGACCGCCGAGAAATGGTGGACGTCCATGGATAAGACCACGGCCAGGACGTCATTGTGGAGCGATATTCCGCTGACGGGCATCGGACAGTCCACGGCCGCTACCGGAAACATGGGCCTCCACTTCAACCGGCTCTACGACATGGCGCTTGGATACGCAGTACCGGGCAATCCCTTTGCGGGCAATCCTGCACTGGCGGCTGACATTGTGGCGGGCCTGCAACTTCTGAGCAGCACGGCGTATAAGCCTTCCACCAAGGCGGCGGGCAACTGGTGGTTCTGGGAGATCGGCGTCCCCCGCAAGACCGTGGACATCCTGACACTCCTGCATGCTGAAGTTCCCGAAGCCCTGCGGACGTCCTTGCTGGCAGCTGTCCGCTGGTTCGCTCCCAATCCGAACTGGCGTGGCCGTGCTACATCCCTTGCAGAGACCGGGGCCAACCGGGTGGATAAGTCCCTGGCGTGCTGCATGCGGGGCATCCTGGACAACAATGTTGGTGACATTGCCTTGGGCAGGGACGCCCTGAGCGACACCGTCCGCGGCGGGACCAACAGCGTTTTCACCTACGTGAGCAGTGGTGACGGTTTCTACGCCGACGGCTCCTACGTTCAGCACTCATACCTCCCCTACGCGGGCACTTACGGCGTGGTGGCTTTAGCAGGCATCGCTGAGATCATCGCCATGCTCGGAGGGAGCAGCTGGGCGATCAACGACCCCAAGCGCACTGTACTCCTGGACGCGGTGGAGGACACTTACGCCCCGTTCGTGTGGGACGGGCGGATCATGGACACCATTCGTGGCCGGGCCGTCTCCCGTCAGCGGGAGCCGGACTATGTCAGCGGCTTCGGGCTGATCTCAGCTGTCCTGCTATTGGCGCCGGGCTGCGAGGAGCCGTATCGTTCCCGGTTCTTGGCGTTGGCCAAGGGCTGGCTGGAACGCTGCGCGGACCAAAAACTCGTGGGGCATCCAACCCAGAGCCTGGCCAAGTCCTTGCTGTCCCTTGGGGTTCTCTCCGATTCCGCCGTGGTTGCCGCCCCGGCGCCGGTGTACAGCCGGATGTTCGCCGACCAAGACCGCCTGGTGCACCACCGTCCTCAGTGGGGTTGCACAGTGAACCTCTCCTCAAAGCGCATCGGCCGCTACGAATGGGGCAACAGCGAGAACAACCTGGGCTGGTACCAGGGTGATGGCATGACGTTCCTCTACACCCGCCAGGACCCCTCCCAGTTCAGCGCCGACTTCTGGCCAACCGTGGATCCCTATGCTCTCCCCGGCACTACCGTCACTGACCAGGTCAGGCCCAGCGGGGCTGGTGCCGCGGGAACCGGCATCCCCCGCGCATTCCAAGCCTTCGCCGGTGGGCTCACCGTCGATGGTCGCTGGGGCCTTGTTGGCATGGACCATCTGAACCACAACAAGACACTGTCTGGAAGAAAGTCATGGTTCTTCCTGGACGACGCCGTGGTCTGCCTGGGCGCAGGAATCATCGGCACGGGAGGCGCCGCAGTCCTGACAACTGTCGAGAACAGATCCTTCGCGGCAGGAACCGTGCCTGCGTTGCGGACCGATTCCAGGAATCGCCGCATGGCACCCGGGGACGCGGCCGTGCAGCTCAAGCGGTCCCTGCACCTTGAAGGGCACGGGGGCTATGTTTTCCTTGACGCTCCAGGCGTGTCAGGGACAGCTGAAGTTTCAGTGGTCCGCCGCACGGGCAGCTGGTTCGACATCAATTCAGGGGCAGATACCGGCGGCACCACGGATGCGACCACAAGGGACTATGTGACTGTCACGCACCGCCACGGCGTAGATCCGGCGGGGTCCGGCTACGCGTACATGATCCTGCCGGCAGCCGGCCATTCAACAACGTTCTCCCAGTCCGCCAACCCAGACGTGAAGGTCTTGGCCAACTCGGCGGAGGTCCAGATGGTGGAGGTAGCCAAGGAGAAGCTGGTCATGGCCAACTTCTTCGCAGTCGGTACCGCGGGCGGATACACGAGCTCAGGGCCGTGTACCTTGGCCGCGCACCAGACCGGGGACAAACTCACCTTGTCCGTGGCTGATCCGTCCCGGACACAGCCATCTGTGCGCATTACGGTGGACGGCTCGTGGGCAACGCTTGTGGACACCGATCCTGGAGTTGCCCTCGTCAGCGCCAATCCCCTGGTCCTTGAGGTCCAGCTCGACGGACACGGCCACCAGAAGAACCTGACGCTGGGCACCTAG
- a CDS encoding putative ferredoxin/ferredoxin-NADP reductase (identified by match to protein family HMM PF07992) yields MSNSAATTPNRPLRVAIVGAGPAGVYAADILTKSNEVKDGHVEVSIDLFEAYPAPYGLIRYGVAPDHPRIKGIVNALHKVLDRGDIRFLGNVTYGKDLTLHDFRAFYDAVIFSTGAIKDADLRIPGVELEGSFGGADFVSWYDGHPDVPRDWPLDAKEIAVIGNGNVALDVARMLVKHPEELLVTEIPENVFAGLKKSPVTDVHVFGRRGPAQVKFTPLELRELSHCKDVDIVLYPEDFEFDDASDEAIKTNNQIKTMVNTMTNWLVEEHAESEQPSSRRLHLHFLHSPVEILDSPETPGKVSGIKFERMQLDGTGNVKGTGEFIEYPVQSVYRAIGYHGSPLEELEYDARRGVIPNDGGRVLDADGKPVPGIYATGWIKRGPVGLIGHTKGDALETIGFLLEDRLNLPPAENPDPQAIIDLLEERGVEYTTWEGWNRLDAHEAALGTAWTSSDGNGNGVVRERIKVVPREEMIRISRG; encoded by the coding sequence GTGTCCAACTCAGCCGCAACAACCCCCAATCGTCCGCTTCGCGTTGCAATCGTTGGCGCGGGACCTGCAGGCGTCTACGCCGCGGACATCCTGACCAAATCCAACGAGGTCAAAGACGGACACGTGGAGGTAAGCATCGATCTCTTCGAGGCATATCCGGCGCCATACGGCCTGATCCGCTACGGCGTGGCGCCGGATCACCCACGGATCAAGGGCATCGTGAACGCGCTGCACAAGGTTTTGGACCGCGGCGATATCCGCTTCCTCGGCAACGTGACCTACGGCAAGGACCTCACGCTCCACGATTTCCGCGCTTTCTATGATGCCGTGATCTTCTCCACGGGTGCCATCAAAGACGCAGACCTGCGGATCCCCGGCGTCGAACTGGAGGGTTCCTTCGGGGGAGCCGACTTCGTTTCCTGGTACGACGGCCACCCGGACGTCCCCCGTGACTGGCCACTGGATGCCAAGGAAATCGCCGTGATCGGCAACGGCAACGTGGCCCTGGACGTCGCCCGGATGCTGGTCAAACACCCCGAGGAACTCTTGGTCACGGAGATTCCGGAAAACGTTTTCGCGGGGCTGAAAAAGTCCCCGGTCACCGACGTCCACGTCTTCGGCCGCCGCGGCCCGGCCCAGGTGAAGTTCACCCCGTTGGAGTTGCGCGAGTTGTCCCACTGCAAGGACGTTGACATCGTCCTGTACCCGGAGGACTTCGAGTTCGACGACGCTTCGGATGAAGCCATCAAGACAAATAACCAGATCAAGACCATGGTCAACACCATGACCAACTGGCTGGTGGAGGAGCATGCGGAGTCGGAGCAGCCCTCGTCACGGCGCCTGCACCTGCACTTCCTGCACAGTCCCGTGGAGATCCTCGACTCGCCTGAGACTCCCGGCAAGGTCTCAGGCATCAAGTTTGAGCGCATGCAGTTGGACGGAACGGGCAACGTGAAGGGCACCGGAGAGTTCATCGAATATCCGGTCCAATCCGTGTACCGCGCCATCGGCTACCACGGTTCCCCGCTGGAGGAACTGGAATACGATGCTCGCCGCGGTGTCATACCGAACGACGGCGGTCGCGTCCTGGATGCCGACGGCAAACCCGTGCCGGGAATCTACGCCACGGGCTGGATCAAGCGCGGACCCGTGGGGCTGATCGGCCACACCAAGGGCGATGCTTTGGAGACCATAGGCTTCCTCCTCGAAGACCGACTCAATCTGCCCCCGGCGGAGAACCCGGACCCGCAGGCGATCATCGACCTCCTCGAAGAACGCGGGGTGGAATACACCACGTGGGAGGGCTGGAACAGGCTCGATGCCCACGAGGCTGCCCTGGGTACTGCCTGGACCTCCAGCGACGGTAACGGCAATGGTGTGGTCCGCGAGCGCATCAAGGTTGTTCCGCGAGAGGAAATGATTCGGATCTCCCGCGGCTGA
- the gabT gene encoding 4-aminobutyrate transaminase (identified by match to protein family HMM PF00202; match to protein family HMM TIGR00700), producing the protein MTTTANELSYRIEQKRNINGAFPGPKSQALAERRSAVVAAGVASGVPVYVEDADGGIIRDVDGNSFIDLGSGIAVTSVGASDPAVVAAVQEAAAHFTHTCFMVTPYEGYVAVAEQLNRLTPGDHAKRTVLFNSGAEAVENAVKVARLATGRDAVVAFDHAYHGRTNLTMALTAKAMPYKTNFGPFAPEVYRMPMSYPFREENPEITGAEAAKRAITMIEKQIGGDQVAAIIIEPIQGEGGFIVPAEGFLPALSEWAKEKGIVFIADEVQSGFCRTGEWFAVDHEGVVPDIITMAKGIAGGLPLSAITGRADLLDAVHPGGLGGTYGGNPVACAAALAAIDTMEQHDLNGRARHIEELALGKLRELAAELSAGGGSVVGDIRGRGAMLAIELVQPGSKEPNAELTKAVAAACLKEGVIILTCGTYGNVIRLLPPLVISDELLIDGLEVLAAAIKAHA; encoded by the coding sequence ATGACCACCACCGCGAACGAACTCTCGTACCGCATCGAGCAGAAGCGCAACATCAACGGCGCCTTCCCCGGCCCCAAGTCGCAGGCACTGGCTGAGCGCCGCTCCGCCGTCGTTGCTGCCGGCGTCGCCTCGGGCGTCCCCGTCTACGTTGAAGACGCCGACGGCGGCATCATCCGCGACGTGGACGGCAACTCCTTCATCGACCTCGGCTCCGGCATCGCCGTGACCAGCGTCGGCGCGTCCGACCCCGCTGTCGTCGCCGCTGTCCAGGAAGCTGCTGCGCACTTCACGCACACCTGCTTCATGGTCACCCCGTACGAGGGCTATGTTGCAGTTGCCGAGCAGCTCAACCGCCTCACCCCGGGCGATCACGCCAAGCGCACCGTGCTGTTCAACTCCGGCGCTGAAGCCGTGGAGAACGCTGTCAAGGTTGCACGCCTGGCTACCGGCCGCGACGCCGTCGTAGCTTTCGACCACGCCTACCACGGCCGCACCAACCTGACCATGGCGCTGACTGCCAAGGCCATGCCGTACAAGACCAACTTCGGCCCGTTCGCGCCCGAGGTTTACCGCATGCCCATGAGCTACCCGTTCCGTGAAGAGAACCCGGAAATCACCGGTGCCGAGGCCGCCAAGCGTGCCATCACCATGATCGAGAAGCAGATCGGTGGCGACCAGGTTGCCGCGATCATCATCGAACCCATCCAGGGTGAGGGCGGCTTCATCGTTCCGGCCGAAGGCTTCCTCCCGGCACTGTCCGAGTGGGCCAAGGAGAAGGGCATCGTCTTCATCGCTGATGAGGTCCAGTCCGGCTTCTGCCGCACGGGCGAATGGTTTGCCGTTGACCACGAAGGTGTTGTCCCGGACATCATCACCATGGCCAAGGGCATCGCCGGCGGCCTGCCGCTGTCCGCAATCACCGGCCGCGCCGACCTGCTCGACGCCGTCCACCCGGGCGGCCTTGGCGGCACCTACGGTGGCAACCCGGTTGCTTGCGCAGCAGCACTCGCAGCGATCGACACCATGGAGCAGCACGACCTTAACGGCCGCGCCCGCCACATCGAAGAGCTCGCCCTGGGCAAGCTCCGCGAATTGGCAGCCGAGCTTTCCGCAGGCGGGGGTTCCGTGGTTGGCGACATCCGCGGCCGCGGCGCAATGCTGGCCATCGAACTCGTTCAGCCCGGCTCCAAGGAACCGAACGCCGAGCTCACCAAGGCAGTTGCCGCCGCTTGCCTCAAGGAAGGCGTCATCATCCTGACCTGTGGCACCTACGGCAACGTGATCCGCCTGCTCCCGCCGCTGGTCATCAGCGACGAACTGCTCATCGATGGCCTCGAGGTCCTCGCCGCAGCCATCAAGGCCCACGCGTAA
- a CDS encoding putative Integral membrane protein (rarD protein) (identified by match to protein family HMM PF00892; match to protein family HMM TIGR00688), with translation MRNIAGSSGVGDNVSTPEQITANSPASSQPTTATVGGGGGSTGGSGKAGGKPVRSESTAGILFGIGAYGLWGLLPLYFFVLMPASAMEIVANRIVWSLLFCALLITVTRAWKTLWAAVKDSSVFGPLALAAVLIAINWLTYTFGVTTGHAVETSLGYFINPLVSVLLGVFVLKEKLRPLQWAAVGIGFVAVGVLTFSYGQLPWIALILAFSFGLYGFVKKRVGPKVDALTSLSVETVVLAPFAGITMVVLGVTGVQTLTTLGAGHFWLLVASGVITAVPLLFFGASARRLPMTTIGLLQYFAPVLQFIVALTVFNETMTTARWIGFCVVWLALVLLTIDMLRTTRKNSVMKKKARLAAAGA, from the coding sequence TTGCGGAATATTGCGGGCTCAAGCGGCGTTGGCGACAATGTGTCGACACCGGAACAGATCACTGCTAACTCTCCCGCTTCAAGCCAGCCAACGACGGCGACAGTCGGGGGCGGCGGTGGAAGTACCGGCGGTTCCGGTAAGGCCGGCGGCAAGCCAGTGAGGAGCGAGTCGACGGCGGGAATCCTGTTCGGCATCGGCGCATACGGTCTGTGGGGCCTGCTTCCGTTGTACTTCTTCGTCCTGATGCCCGCCAGTGCCATGGAAATTGTGGCCAACCGCATCGTCTGGTCCTTGCTCTTCTGTGCGCTGCTCATCACGGTCACGCGGGCCTGGAAGACATTGTGGGCGGCGGTGAAGGATAGTTCGGTGTTCGGTCCCCTCGCTTTGGCTGCGGTCCTGATCGCCATCAACTGGCTCACGTACACTTTCGGCGTCACCACGGGCCATGCGGTTGAGACGTCCCTGGGTTACTTCATCAACCCGTTGGTTTCGGTGTTGCTCGGCGTTTTCGTCCTGAAGGAGAAGCTGCGTCCCCTGCAGTGGGCAGCTGTGGGCATTGGCTTCGTTGCTGTAGGTGTGCTGACGTTCTCCTACGGTCAACTCCCGTGGATCGCCCTGATCCTTGCGTTCAGCTTCGGACTGTACGGCTTCGTGAAAAAGCGTGTGGGTCCCAAGGTTGACGCCCTCACCAGCCTCAGCGTCGAGACCGTGGTCTTGGCTCCCTTCGCCGGCATCACCATGGTGGTCCTCGGAGTGACAGGCGTCCAGACTCTCACCACCCTGGGCGCAGGACACTTCTGGCTGCTGGTGGCCTCCGGTGTCATTACTGCTGTACCACTGCTGTTCTTTGGCGCTTCAGCCCGCCGCCTTCCCATGACCACCATCGGCTTGCTGCAGTACTTCGCGCCGGTCCTTCAGTTCATCGTGGCCTTGACGGTGTTCAACGAGACCATGACCACTGCCCGTTGGATCGGCTTCTGCGTGGTGTGGTTGGCACTGGTGTTGCTGACCATCGACATGCTTCGCACCACCCGGAAGAACTCCGTGATGAAGAAGAAGGCGCGCCTGGCAGCTGCCGGCGCCTAG
- a CDS encoding aldehyde dehydrogenase (identified by match to protein family HMM PF00171): MHTVVQTLQNFINGEFVTPAGTGLLDIVNPATGEIVAKSPISVQADVDAAMTAANQAFKSWKKATPGQRQLMLLKLADAVEANSDELVEAQHRNTGQVRSLIASEEVAAGADQLRFFAGAARIIEGKSAGEYFEGHTSYVRREPIGVVAQVAPWNYPFLMAIWKIGPALAAGNTVVLKPSDTTPESTLVLARLAGEIFPAGVLNVVLGTGETGAMMVDHKVPGLVSITGSVRAGIAVASGAAKGLKRAHLELGGKAPAIVFKDADIKKSAAAIAEFAFFNAGQDCTAITRVLIEDSVHDDVVAAMVEHTKTLQTGSQNDEDNYFGPLNNVNHFNAVTSVVENLPANCKIETGGHRAGEKGFFFEPTIISGAKQSDDIVQKETFGPVITVQKFSTEEEALELANDVEYALASSVWTTDHGTAMRMSRDLDFGAVWINTHILLTAEMPHGGFKQSGYGKDLSMYGVEDYTRIKHVMSALDA; the protein is encoded by the coding sequence TTGCACACCGTGGTTCAAACCTTGCAGAACTTCATCAACGGCGAATTCGTTACGCCGGCAGGTACGGGTCTCCTGGACATCGTGAACCCCGCCACCGGGGAAATCGTTGCCAAGTCGCCCATTTCGGTGCAGGCCGATGTGGACGCCGCCATGACCGCGGCCAACCAGGCCTTCAAGTCGTGGAAAAAGGCCACCCCGGGCCAGCGCCAGCTGATGCTCCTCAAGCTCGCCGACGCCGTCGAGGCCAACAGCGACGAACTCGTGGAAGCCCAGCACCGCAACACCGGACAGGTCCGTTCCCTGATCGCCTCCGAGGAAGTTGCCGCGGGCGCCGACCAGCTCCGCTTCTTCGCCGGTGCAGCGCGCATCATTGAAGGCAAGTCCGCCGGTGAATACTTCGAGGGCCACACATCCTACGTGCGCCGCGAACCGATCGGCGTCGTAGCCCAGGTTGCGCCGTGGAACTACCCGTTCCTCATGGCCATCTGGAAGATCGGCCCCGCCCTGGCAGCAGGCAACACCGTTGTCCTGAAGCCCTCTGACACCACCCCCGAATCCACCTTGGTCCTGGCCCGCCTTGCCGGCGAGATCTTCCCGGCCGGTGTCCTCAACGTTGTCCTCGGTACCGGCGAAACCGGCGCCATGATGGTTGACCACAAGGTTCCCGGCCTGGTTTCCATCACCGGCTCCGTCCGGGCAGGCATCGCCGTGGCCAGCGGTGCAGCCAAGGGCCTCAAGCGTGCACACCTGGAACTTGGCGGCAAGGCTCCGGCCATCGTCTTCAAGGACGCCGACATCAAGAAGAGCGCAGCGGCCATCGCCGAGTTCGCCTTCTTCAACGCCGGCCAGGACTGCACGGCCATCACCCGCGTGCTCATCGAGGACTCGGTCCACGACGACGTTGTGGCAGCCATGGTGGAGCACACCAAGACCCTGCAGACCGGTTCCCAGAACGACGAAGACAACTACTTCGGCCCGCTCAACAACGTGAACCACTTCAACGCCGTCACCTCCGTGGTGGAGAACCTCCCGGCGAACTGCAAGATCGAAACCGGTGGGCACCGCGCAGGCGAGAAGGGCTTCTTCTTCGAGCCCACCATCATCTCCGGCGCCAAGCAGAGCGACGACATTGTGCAGAAGGAAACCTTCGGTCCGGTCATCACCGTTCAGAAGTTCAGCACTGAAGAAGAAGCGCTCGAGCTGGCCAACGACGTCGAATACGCTTTGGCGTCCAGCGTCTGGACCACCGACCACGGCACGGCCATGCGCATGAGCCGCGACCTTGACTTCGGTGCGGTCTGGATCAACACCCACATCCTCCTGACGGCAGAGATGCCGCACGGCGGCTTCAAGCAGTCCGGCTACGGCAAGGACCTCTCCATGTACGGCGTCGAGGACTACACGCGCATCAAGCACGTGATGAGTGCATTGGATGCATAA